A genomic segment from Chitinophaga flava encodes:
- a CDS encoding DUF1800 domain-containing protein, with protein sequence MDRRQFLTLSPSRAARNSNAVARTATGLTPYTGSWGTQQLIHLLKRTTFGASPENIKALKGMGMQQVVDTLLTAQADPLPPVNNYGADSTGVAPGATWVRAAMGDDVLERQRIASYKAWWVGQMISQQASIHEKMVLFWHNHFVTETSTVHDSRFIYQYNLTLRHYALGNFKALTKAITLDPAMLVYLNGYLNSKGAADENYARELHELFTVGKGPDSHYTEDDVRATARVLTGFRVDRSAIVSTFNTTQHDITNKQFSGFYGNKVISGKTGPDGATEVDDLLTIIFAQPEVAKFICRKLYRFFVYYDIDQATEDNVILPLAEIFRSSGYDIKVTLNALFTSEHFFDPLNMACLIKSPVDFCIGLCREFGIVFPSDYTTQYARWTDLHNIMALMLQNLGDPPLVAGWEAYYQEPAFHELWINTATLPKRNQLSDGMITTGYKNVKIDPLAFADKLSNPGDPVALVNDSLDILYRVGVSDNVKTFLKDKILLAGQSTNAYWTSAWNNYKSNPGDAANTKEVTNHLQALYKYIMNLSEYQLS encoded by the coding sequence ATGGATCGCAGACAATTCCTAACCTTATCGCCCTCCCGCGCTGCACGTAACAGCAACGCTGTTGCCCGTACAGCTACAGGGCTCACTCCTTATACAGGCAGTTGGGGTACCCAACAGCTGATACATCTGCTCAAACGTACCACTTTCGGTGCTTCTCCCGAAAACATCAAAGCACTCAAAGGAATGGGTATGCAGCAGGTGGTGGATACACTTCTCACTGCGCAGGCTGATCCTCTTCCGCCGGTAAACAACTATGGTGCAGACAGTACAGGCGTGGCTCCCGGTGCTACCTGGGTGAGAGCTGCTATGGGCGATGATGTGCTGGAAAGACAAAGGATCGCTTCTTATAAAGCCTGGTGGGTAGGGCAGATGATAAGCCAACAGGCAAGTATACACGAAAAAATGGTGCTCTTCTGGCATAACCACTTCGTGACGGAAACGAGCACGGTCCATGATAGCCGTTTTATCTACCAATATAACCTTACCCTCCGGCATTATGCATTGGGCAACTTTAAGGCCCTCACCAAAGCCATAACACTGGATCCGGCTATGCTGGTGTATCTCAACGGTTACCTCAATTCCAAAGGAGCTGCCGATGAGAACTACGCCCGTGAACTGCACGAGCTTTTTACCGTTGGTAAAGGCCCGGATTCCCACTATACGGAAGATGATGTAAGAGCTACAGCCCGTGTACTGACAGGCTTCCGGGTAGACCGCAGCGCCATCGTCAGCACTTTTAATACTACACAGCACGATATCACCAATAAACAATTCTCCGGCTTCTATGGCAACAAAGTCATCTCCGGTAAAACCGGCCCGGATGGCGCCACTGAAGTAGACGACCTGTTGACGATCATCTTCGCACAACCGGAAGTGGCTAAATTTATCTGTCGTAAGCTGTACCGCTTCTTTGTATACTACGATATAGACCAGGCCACAGAAGATAATGTGATCCTGCCGCTGGCAGAGATCTTCCGCAGCAGTGGATATGATATCAAAGTAACACTCAATGCACTGTTTACCAGCGAACATTTCTTTGATCCGCTCAATATGGCCTGCCTGATAAAAAGTCCGGTGGACTTTTGTATTGGCTTGTGCCGGGAGTTTGGTATCGTCTTCCCATCAGACTACACCACGCAGTATGCGCGTTGGACTGACCTGCACAACATCATGGCACTGATGCTGCAAAACCTCGGCGATCCGCCACTGGTAGCCGGATGGGAGGCCTACTATCAGGAGCCTGCCTTCCATGAGTTGTGGATCAATACCGCCACCCTGCCTAAAAGGAATCAGTTGAGCGATGGCATGATCACTACCGGTTATAAAAATGTAAAAATAGATCCATTGGCTTTTGCTGATAAATTGTCCAATCCCGGTGATCCGGTAGCATTGGTCAATGATTCGCTGGATATCCTTTATCGTGTAGGCGTTTCCGATAATGTGAAGACTTTCCTGAAAGACAAGATCCTACTGGCCGGACAAAGTACTAACGCTTACTGGACAAGTGCCTGGAACAACTATAAATCCAACCCCGGGGATGCGGCCAACACAAAAGAAGTGACGAATCACCTGCAGGCGCTGTACAAATACATCATGAACCTTTCGGAATACCAATTATCCTGA
- a CDS encoding thiolase family protein, with translation MQEAYIVAGYRTAVGKAKRGGFRFYRPDDLAVDVITGLLKSVPQLDPKRVDDLIVGNAVPEAEQGLQIGRMISVRALGIDVPGMTVNRYCASGLETIAIATAKIQTGMADCIIAGGTESMSLVPVAGWKTVPNYTVASTTPDYYIGMGLTAEAVANEYKVSRQDQDEFSFNSHQKAIRAIKEGYFKPGILPISVEEVYVDEKGKKQKRSFTVDTDEGPRADTSMDALAKLKPVFAAGGSVTAGNSSQTSDGAAFVIVMSEKMVNELGLKPIGRLVSCVSAGVHPRIMGIGPVAAIPKALQRAGKTLQDIDLVELNEAFASQSIAVIRELGINPDIVNINGGAIALGHPLGCTGAKLTVQLLGDMKRLKKKYGIVTACVGGGQGIAGIIENID, from the coding sequence ATGCAAGAAGCGTACATAGTAGCTGGATACCGCACTGCGGTGGGAAAAGCTAAAAGGGGCGGATTTCGTTTTTACAGGCCTGATGACCTGGCAGTAGATGTTATTACCGGTTTGCTGAAATCTGTGCCGCAACTGGATCCCAAACGAGTGGACGACCTGATCGTTGGTAATGCTGTCCCTGAAGCAGAACAAGGCCTGCAGATAGGCCGCATGATCTCTGTCAGAGCATTGGGCATTGATGTCCCGGGTATGACTGTCAACCGTTACTGCGCATCCGGCCTCGAAACAATCGCTATTGCAACCGCTAAAATACAAACAGGGATGGCCGACTGTATCATCGCAGGTGGTACAGAAAGTATGAGCCTGGTGCCTGTGGCAGGCTGGAAAACTGTGCCCAACTACACTGTGGCCAGCACCACCCCTGATTATTATATAGGCATGGGACTCACCGCTGAAGCAGTGGCCAATGAATATAAAGTGAGCCGCCAGGACCAGGATGAGTTCTCTTTTAATTCCCATCAGAAGGCTATACGCGCTATTAAGGAAGGTTATTTTAAACCCGGTATACTCCCCATTTCAGTGGAAGAGGTATATGTAGATGAAAAAGGTAAAAAACAAAAACGTTCCTTTACAGTAGACACCGATGAAGGACCACGTGCCGACACCTCAATGGACGCACTGGCTAAATTAAAACCTGTTTTCGCCGCCGGTGGTTCCGTTACTGCTGGTAACTCCTCCCAGACATCTGACGGCGCTGCCTTTGTGATTGTGATGAGTGAGAAAATGGTGAACGAGCTGGGACTGAAGCCTATAGGCCGGTTGGTATCCTGTGTATCTGCGGGGGTGCATCCCCGTATTATGGGCATCGGCCCGGTAGCGGCTATACCCAAAGCATTGCAGCGTGCCGGTAAAACACTCCAGGACATTGATCTCGTTGAATTGAACGAAGCTTTCGCCTCTCAGTCTATTGCAGTGATCCGCGAATTGGGTATCAATCCTGATATCGTAAACATCAACGGCGGTGCTATCGCACTGGGACATCCGCTGGGATGTACCGGCGCCAAACTCACCGTACAATTACTGGGTGATATGAAACGTCTAAAGAAGAAATACGGCATCGTTACCGCCTGCGTAGGAGGCGGACAAGGTATTGCCGGAATTATTGAAAACATCGACTGA